From Pan paniscus chromosome 9, NHGRI_mPanPan1-v2.0_pri, whole genome shotgun sequence, the proteins below share one genomic window:
- the LOC117975026 gene encoding guanine nucleotide-binding protein G(I)/G(S)/G(O) subunit gamma-5-like codes for MSGSSSVAAMKKVIQQPRLEARLNCIKVSQAAADFKQFCLQNVQHDPLLTGVSSSTNPFRPQKICSFL; via the coding sequence ATGTCTGGCTCCTCCAGCGTTGCCGCTATGAAGAAAGTGATTCAACAGCCCCGGCTAGAGGCCAGGCTCAACTGCATAAAAGTTTCCCAGGCAGCTGCAGACTTCAAACAATTCTGTCTGCAGAATGTTCAACATGACCCTCTGCTGACTGGAGTATCTTCAAGTACAAATCCCTTCAGACCCCAGaaaatctgttcttttttgtag